CCGAGGTGTGGGGCGTTCCCGGTGAGCCGGACGAGTCGATCACGATGGACCGGTTCTACGCCGCCCAGCGCACGTTCTGGGTCGACCCGGTGTCGGGCACCATCGTCAAGAGCGAGGAACACGGCTACCAGTACTACGCGCGCGAGGCCCTCAAGCCCGAGGTGACCTACGTCGACTTCAAGGTCACCACCAACGAGGAGAGCGTCGAATCGCAGGTCGCCGCGGCCTCCGACGAACGCGACCGCATCGCGCTGTGGACGCGGATCCTGCCGATCACGTTCACCGCACTGGGCCTGGTGGCGCTGGTCGGTGGCGCGGTCGTCGGCTCGTTCGCGTTGCGCGCGGAGTCCACGCTGATCGACCCGGGCCTGGACACCGCCGACCACGGCTTCTTCGACACGCAGGGCATCCAGGTGCCTGGCGCGGAGGCCAAGACCGAGAAGCTGCCCGCGCAACGCCCGACCGATCTGCCGCCGGACCGACCGATCTGAGAACTGCGGTTCCGCTGCGGTCCTGTTCGGTGCCGGCGTACGCGCTGGCCCTTTCGGTGTTGGTGACGGCCCCGCTGCTGGCACCCGGTTACCTGCTGCTGCGTGACGCGGTCTCGACCCCGCGGTCGTACCTGACCGATGCCGCGCTCGGCCTCACCGAGGCCGCGCCGCGCGCGCTGCCGCAGGATTTCGCGGTCGCGCTGGCCTCGTCGGTGCTCGACGGCGGGGTCGTGGTGAAGACGCTGCTGGTCGCCGGTCTGTGGGCGGCCGGGTGGGGCGCCGCACGTCTGGTGGCGCTGGTGGTCCCCGACGCCGGGCTGGGTGGTCGTTTCACGGCTGCGACGCTGGCTGTCTGGAATCCGTATGTCGCTGAGCGGCTGTTGCAGGGCCACTGGAGTCTGCTGGTCGGTTACGGCTGCCTGCCCTGGGTGGCGGTCTCGGTGCTGAGGTTGCGTGAGCGCGGGTCTTCCGGCGCCGCGGCGGGTGTGCTGTTCTGGATCGCGCTCGCGGGTTTGACGCCGACGGGTCTGGTGCTTGCCGCGACCGTGGCGCTGGTCTGTGTCGCCGCGCCCGGGGACGGCTTGGCCCGTGAGCGGGTCGCGGGCCTCGGGCTCGGGGCCGCTGTGCTAGCGGCGTGCCCGTGGCTGGTGGCCGCGTTCGTGGGCGGGGCGGTCGCGGCGTCCCCGGATCCTTCGGCGGGGGTGCGCGCGTTCGCCGCGCGTGCCGAGCCCGGGCTCGCCACGCTGGGCAGCCTGGCCGGTCTCGGCGGCATCTGGAACAGCGACGCCGTGCCCGCCTCCCGCACGTCGCTGTTCGCGGTGCTTGCGACCGTGGTGCTGCTGGGAGTGGTGGCCGCGGGCCTGCCCATCGTGGCCCGTCGCCCCGCCGCGGTGCCGCTGCTCGTGCTCGCCGCGCTGGCCGTGGTCGGTCCTGCGCTGATCGCCACGGGTCCGGGCCTCGCCGTCGTGGAGGCGGTGATCGACGCCGTACCGGGTCTCGGGATCGTGCGGGACGGTCAGAAATGGGTGGCGCTGGCGATGCCGGGCTACGCGCTCGCCGCGGGCGCCGCTCCCGCGATGTTGCGACGGCTTCGGGTCCCCGCCGCCCCAGCGGTGTGCTGTGTCGCCCTGATCGCCGTGCTACCCGATCTGGCGTGGGGTGTGGGCAACCAGATGCGCGCGGTGCAGTATCCGCCGAGTTGGGCCGCGGCGGCCGCGGCGATCAACGCCGACCCACGCCCGGTCGCGGTGCTGCCCGCCGACAGCATCCGTGAGTTCTCCTGGGCGGGAACGGTTCTCGATCCGCTACCGCGCTGGGTGCGGGCCGACGTGCTGACCACGGGCGATCTGCTCATCGGGGGGCGCGTCGTGCCCGGTGAAGGCGCGCGGGCGCGCGAGGTGCAGGACCTGCTGCTCGCAGGCGCATCGCCCCAGCAGTTGGCCGATCTGGGTGTGGGCTGGGTGGTCCGCGAATCCGACAGCGGGATCACGGTGCAACGCATCGGCGGGGATGCGCCGGCGTCCCCGCATCGCGGTCTGCTGATCGCGGCGCATCTGGTGTGGTTGGCGGTGCTGACCGGCGGTGCGACGGGGCTCGCGGTCGGCGTCTTGACCGCGGTCAGGGTCAGGTGCCGTCGATAGCGGCGTCGACCTCATCCGGGCTCAGCACCCGGTCGAGCACGTTGGCGGCGCAGCCCACCATGCTCGACCGCTCACGATGGATCGAGGGCACGATCTGCAGAGTCCGGGTGGCCAGCGCAGTCGCGTTGCCGTACAAGGTTTCCCGGAGACCCGCGACGAACAGGTCGTACGCCCCGACCATGTCCCCGGCGATCACCAGCACGGCCGGGTTGAGCAGGTTGACCGCGGCGGCGAGCACCTCGCCGATGTGGCGGCCACTCTCCCGGATCATGCGCCGCGCCTCGGCGTCGCCGGAGTGGGCGAGGGCCACGACGTCACGCAGGTGGTTCACCGAGCGGCCGTCCCGCTGCAGCGCCCTCACCAGTGCCCAGCCGCCGGCGATCGCTTCGAGGCAGCCCGTGTCGCCACACCGGCAGTGCACACCGGCCGCGGCAGCGGTCTTGTTGTGCCCGAATTCCCCGGCCGCCTCCACGGCGCCCCGCTGCAGCGCTCCGCCCATGATGATCCCGGCGGCCAGCCCGGTGGAGGCCTTGACGACGAGCATGTCGTCGTATTCGCCGTAACCGCCTCGGCGTTCGGCCACGGCGATGGCGTTGGCGTCGTTGTCGATGACGACCGGCGCGTCGGTGAGGCCGGCGAAGTAGGGGGCGAGCGGCACGCCGTCCCAGCCGCTCATGTTCGGGGAGTCCAGGCTGGCGCCGCTGCTCTGATCGACCGTGCCGGGAAGGCTGAGGCCGACACCGAATGTGCGCATGCCTCGACGCCCCGACTCGTCGAGGAGCGTGTCGAGCCGTTTGACGAGGTCGGGCATGAGGTCGTCGGGCGCGATCCCCGGCTCCTGATCGATGTCGGTGGCCGCGAGGATGCTGCCCGCGAGGTTGCAGACCGCGAGCTGCGTGCGACTGCGCCCGATCGCCGCCGAGAACACCACACCGGCGTCGACGTTGAACGTCAGTTGCGCGGCCGGCCGCCCGCCCGTCGACGCCTGATCGCGCTCGATCACCAGGCCGCCGGCCTCCAGCGCCGCAACGCGGGCCGTGACCGCGGTGCGGGACAGGCCGGTGAGCCGCCCGAGTTCCCCGCGGGTGATCGCGCCTCGGTCTCTGATCAGCGCAAAGACCTCGCCTGCGGTGGGCGACACCAATGTCGTGGGAGGCGGCATGGGTTCCATGGAACAACATCGCCGCGGCTGGAGCAAACAAACTATCCGTTATTTAGGTATTTGAAGTACATAAGTCCGTTTGCGAAAGCCCTAAGACCGGTCTACCGTCGAGGGCTGAATCGATCCAGCTCCTGAGGAGGCTTCGTGATTCGAACCCCCAGCCCGGTCGACCCCTGCGACTTCGTGATATTCGGAGGCACCGGCGACCTCGCCGCACGCAAGCTCCTGCCCGCCCTGTACCTGCGGGACCGAGACGGCCAACTCACCGGCGCGACCAGAATCATCGGTGTCGCAAAAGCCGGTCTCGACGACGCCGGATACCGCAACACGGTCCGCACCGGGCTCTCCCGGTTCGTCGCGGCCGAACTGCTCGAGGACGAGGTCGTCGACCGGTTCCTGAGTCGGCTGAGATTCGTCAGCGTCGACTTCACCGAACCGTCGGACTACGCGGCCATCGGCGCTGTCCTGGCATCCCCCGACGGGCCGCCCGGGCATGACATCCGGGTGTTCTACCTGGCATGTGCGCCGGCCCTGTTCGGGCCGATCTGCGGCGCTCTCGGCGCGCAGGGCCTGGTCACCGAGTCCTCGCGGGTCGTCCTGGAAAAGCCGATCGGACGAGACCTCGCCTCGGCCCGGCAGATCAACGAGGCCGTCGGCGCCGTGTTCGCCGAGCACCAGATCTTCCGTATCGACCACTACCTGGGCAAGGAGAGCGTGCAGCAGTTGCTGGTCACGCGCTTCGGCAACACCTGGCTCGAGCCGCTGTGGAATTCCAGCCGGATCGACCACGTGCAGATCACCGCGTCCGAATCGCTGGGCGTCGGCGCCCGCGGCGACTACTACGACCAGTCCGGCGCGCTCCGCGACATGCTGCAGAACCACCTGTTGCAGGTGCTCTGCCTCGTGGCGATGGAACCACCGACCCACGTCAACCGGGAATCCGTACGTGACGAGAAGCGCAAGGTGCTGGAGGCCCTCGATCCGTTGGCCGCCGAAGACGCCGGGCGCGACACCGTCATCGGACAGTACGGTCCCGGACTCGTCGACGGCGAGGTGGTCGGGAGTTATCGCGATGACGTCGCGAACCCGGACAGCCGCACCGAGACCTTCGTCGCGGTCAAAGCGCACATCAGGAACTGGCGCTGGGCCGGCGTGCCGTTCTACCTGCGCACCGGCAAACGGATGTCACAACGGTTCTCCGAGATCGTCGTGCAGTTCAAACCCGTTCCGCTGCCGATGTTTCCGGGCATCGAGGGCACGTCCGAACCGAACCGGCTGATCATCTCGCTACAGCCCGACGAAGCGATCCGGCTGGAGATGACCGCCAAGGAGCCCGGTTCCGGCGGGCGCCTGAGGCCGGTGTCGTTGGCGCTCAACTACACCGAGGCCTTCGCCGAACGCTCCCCCGACGCCTACGAACGGCTGCTCATGGACGTCGTGCGCGGCGACCCGACGCTGTTCATGCGTCGCGACGAGGTCGAGGCCGCATGGGCGTGGGCAGAGCCGATCCTGCGGCACTGGCAGGACTCCGACCGGGTGCCGCGAACCTACCCCGCAGGCACCGACGGACCCGTGGACGCGGCCACGCTCATCGAACGCGATGGCCGGCGCTGGCATGGAGGAGCAGCATGAGCACAGCCGATACCGTCGGGGGCACCGTCCACCACACCGTAGGCGAGGTCACGCGCCGCATCGCCGAGCGCAGCGCCGAGACCCGCGGCGCGTACCTTGAGCGCATGGCCGCACAGATGCACCGCGGCCCCGCCCGTGGCCGTCTGGCGTGCGCGAACCTCGCGCACGGATTCGCCGCGACCGAACCCGCCGACAAGGAGGCACTGCGCGGCCTCGTCAAACCCAACCTGGCGATCGTGTCGTCGTACAACGACATGCTCTCGGCGCACAAGCCGTTCGAGGACTATCCGGCCCAGATCAAGGCGGCGGCGCTGCGCGCGGGCGCCATCGCCCAGGTTGCCGGTGGCGTTCCGGCC
This genomic window from Mycolicibacterium goodii contains:
- a CDS encoding ROK family transcriptional regulator gives rise to the protein MPPPTTLVSPTAGEVFALIRDRGAITRGELGRLTGLSRTAVTARVAALEAGGLVIERDQASTGGRPAAQLTFNVDAGVVFSAAIGRSRTQLAVCNLAGSILAATDIDQEPGIAPDDLMPDLVKRLDTLLDESGRRGMRTFGVGLSLPGTVDQSSGASLDSPNMSGWDGVPLAPYFAGLTDAPVVIDNDANAIAVAERRGGYGEYDDMLVVKASTGLAAGIIMGGALQRGAVEAAGEFGHNKTAAAAGVHCRCGDTGCLEAIAGGWALVRALQRDGRSVNHLRDVVALAHSGDAEARRMIRESGRHIGEVLAAAVNLLNPAVLVIAGDMVGAYDLFVAGLRETLYGNATALATRTLQIVPSIHRERSSMVGCAANVLDRVLSPDEVDAAIDGT
- the zwf gene encoding glucose-6-phosphate dehydrogenase, which codes for MIRTPSPVDPCDFVIFGGTGDLAARKLLPALYLRDRDGQLTGATRIIGVAKAGLDDAGYRNTVRTGLSRFVAAELLEDEVVDRFLSRLRFVSVDFTEPSDYAAIGAVLASPDGPPGHDIRVFYLACAPALFGPICGALGAQGLVTESSRVVLEKPIGRDLASARQINEAVGAVFAEHQIFRIDHYLGKESVQQLLVTRFGNTWLEPLWNSSRIDHVQITASESLGVGARGDYYDQSGALRDMLQNHLLQVLCLVAMEPPTHVNRESVRDEKRKVLEALDPLAAEDAGRDTVIGQYGPGLVDGEVVGSYRDDVANPDSRTETFVAVKAHIRNWRWAGVPFYLRTGKRMSQRFSEIVVQFKPVPLPMFPGIEGTSEPNRLIISLQPDEAIRLEMTAKEPGSGGRLRPVSLALNYTEAFAERSPDAYERLLMDVVRGDPTLFMRRDEVEAAWAWAEPILRHWQDSDRVPRTYPAGTDGPVDAATLIERDGRRWHGGAA